One part of the Mytilus trossulus isolate FHL-02 chromosome 11, PNRI_Mtr1.1.1.hap1, whole genome shotgun sequence genome encodes these proteins:
- the LOC134691222 gene encoding solute carrier family 35 member F3-like has translation MQRNSEDRDGESSQTSTTTTIFISECLCEIHDSSNRIRCGIFLTVLIAVTSVSATYLAQSTYYGEFNAPYFVTYFSTAWLILMYPIYTLILFIYSKGAYSPKHAIREHIQIFAIHEFTFGHFLGKSALFCVLWIGAMYTYTKALDPNFTNAADVYAIYSTHYSFFYILSWIVLFELFVAVRIIALIFSIIGVVLFLYTDSFGSRYMWGVILAVTSSAVMSIYKVLFKKFAGQPGFGKLSLFLSVLGLFSSLFLWPVLLVLVLSNTENISGKVVPWGRVCGTMILFLFYHLLMNYTSGLTYKVFLGLGVALGIPICTISDYVFKNLTLNGMEITALGLTFTGLLLVLWPERCPSGLYKPFKCCVKNEIEAQSREQRSHSVLHYNKD, from the exons ATGCAACGTAACAGCGAAGACAGAG ACGGAGAATCTAGTCAAACTAGTACGACAACGacaatttttatttctgaaTGTCTATGCGAGATCCATGACAGTTCCAATAGAATACGATGCGGAATATTCTTGACTGTTCTTATTGCAGTCACATCAGTATCAGCAACATATCTTGCTCAAAGTACCTATTATGGAGAGTTCAATGCACCCTATTTTGTAACGTACTTTTCTACAGCATGGCTCATACTGATGTATCCAATTTAcacattgattttgtttatttattcaaaaggaGCATACTCACCAAAACATGCAATCAG agaGCATATTCAGATATTTGCAATTCATGAGTTCACATTTGGTCATTTTCTtggtaaatcagccttattttgtgttttgtggatTGGTGCCATGTATACATACACAAAAGCATTGGACCCAAATTTTACCAACGCAGCAGATGTGTATGCCATATATTCAACACATTACAGTTTCTTCTATATATTATCATggattgttttatttgaattatttgtgGCTGTCAGG aTAATAGCCCTGATCTTTTCTATCATTGGCGTAGTACTGTTTCTGTATACTGACAGTTTTGGGTCAAGATATATGTGGGGTGTTATATTAGCTGTAACCTCGTCAGCTGTCATGTCAATATATAAG gTTTTGTTTAAGAAGTTTGCTGGACAACCTGGTTTTGGGAAACTTTccttgtttttgtctgttttag GCTTGTTTTCTAGTTTATTTTTATGGCCAGTTCTGTTGGTGTTGGTTTTatcaaatacagaaaatatatcGGGAAAGGTTGTGCCGTGGGGAAGAGTGTGCGGAACAATGATTCTTTTCCTTT TTTACCATTTGTTAATGAACTACACGAGTGGCTTGACATACAAAGTATTTTTAGGGCTTGGTGTGGCTTTAGGTATACCAATTTGTACTA TTTCAGATTACGTCTTTAAAAATCTAACATTAAATGGTATGGAGATTACTGCCCTTGGTTTGACATTTACAGGATTATTGTTAGTATTATGGCCAGAGAGATGTCCATCTGGACTGTACAAGCCATTTAAATGCtgtgttaaaaatgaaattgaagcTCAAAGCAGAGAACAACGATCACATTCAGTGTTACATTACAATAAGGACTGA
- the LOC134691223 gene encoding NADH dehydrogenase [ubiquinone] flavoprotein 1, mitochondrial-like, giving the protein MSSLCRISQNLKWQTVLPQISICIRENSTKPAEKTKFGPLKDEDRIFTNLYGRHDWKLKGAMSRGDWYKTKEILLKGHDWILSEMKDSGLRGRGGAGFPTGMKWGFMNKPSDGRPKYLVVNADEGEPGTCKDREIMRHDPHKLVEGCLVAGRSMGAVAAYIYIRGEFYNEASNLQVAIKEAYANGLIGKNACGSGYDFDVFVHRGAGAYICGEETSLIESLEGKAGKPRLKPPFPADVGVFGCPTTVANVETVAVAPIICRRGASWFASFGRERNRGTKLFNISGNVNNPCTVEEEMSIPLRELIERHAGGVIGGWDNLQGVIPGGSSTPVIPKSVCEDVPMDFDGLVQAQTGLGTAAVIVMNNQADMIRCISRLIEFYKHESCGQCTPCREGCGWMAKIMNRFETGNARPAEIDMLYELSKQIEGHTICALGDGAAWPVQGLIRHFRPVILERMKEYEAKQPKKATA; this is encoded by the exons ATGTCCAGTCTCTGTCGAATTTCTCAGAATTTAAAGTGGCAGACAG ttttacCTCAGATTAGCATCTGCATAAGAGAAAATAGTACAAAACCAGCAGAAAAG ACAAAATTTGGTCCCTTGAAAGATGAAGATAGAATTTTCACAAATTTATATGGACGCCATGACTGGAAACTCAAGGGTGCTATGTCAAGG GGTGACTGGTATAAGACCAAAGAAATTCTGCTGAAAGGCCATGATTGGATACTCTCAGAGATGAAAGATTCTGGTTTAAGAGGAAGAGGAGGTGCTGGCTTCCCTACTGGAATGAAGTGGGGTTTCATGAATAAACCCAGTGATGGTAGACCTAAATACCTTGTAGTGAATGCAGATGAAGGGGAACCAGGTACTTGTAAAGACAGAGAAATCATGCGACATGACCCACATAAATTGGTGGAAGGGTGCCTTGTCGCAGGACGATCTATGGGGGCTGTGGCAGCCTACATTTACATTAGAGGAGAGTTTTATAATGAAGCTTCTAATCTCCAAGTTGCCATTAAAGAGGCCTATGCTAATGGACTTATTGGTAAAAATGCATGTGGGTCTGGCTAtgattttgatgtgtttgttcaCCGTGGAGCAGGAGCATATATATGTGGAGAAGAAACA tcgTTAATTGAATCTCTGGAAGGAAAAGCAGGAAAACCCCGGCTTAAACCCCCATTCCCAGCTGATGTTGGCGTATTTGGTTGCCCTACAACAGTGGCAAATGTAGAAACAGTTGCCGTAGCTCCA ATCATTTGTAGGAGAGGAGCCAGTTGGTTTGCCAGTTTTGGAAGAGAAAGAAATCGTGGGACAAAg CTGTTCAATATTTCTGGTAATGTAAATAATCCCTGTACAGTAGAAGAAGAGATGTCTATCCCTCTGAGAGAATTGATAGAGCGACATGCAGGAGGTGTGATAGGAGGCTGGGACAACCTACAAGGAGTTATACCTGGGGGATCATCTACACCGGTCATTCCAAAAAG TGTGTGTGAAGATGTGCCAATGGATTTTGATGGGTTAGTCCAGGCTCAGACTGGTTTAGGAACAGCAGCAGTTATAGTCATGAACAACCAAGCTGATATGATTAGATGTATATCTCGTCTTATAGaattttataaacatgaaaGCTGTGGACAG tgtaCACCATGTCGAGAAGGATGTGGATGGATGGCAAAGATCATGAATAGATTTG AAACTGGAAATGCCAGACCTGCAGAGATAGACATGTTATATGAATTAAGTAAGCAGATTGAGGGACACACGATCTGTGCCTTAGGTGATGGAGCAGCTTGGCCTGTACAG GGACTAATCAGACATTTCCGTCCAGTAATTTTAGAAAGGATGAAAGAATATGAAGCTAAACAACCGAAGAAAGCAACAGCATAG